Genomic segment of Ananas comosus cultivar F153 unplaced genomic scaffold, ASM154086v1, whole genome shotgun sequence:
CTGGGAGGGACTCCATAGAATAATCTTGCAACTCTAGGTATTGTAGTGCAACCAAATTATCGACGCACTTCAGAGTCGGAGAGTTCCAAATGGTGAGCTTCTTTAGTGCAGGAAGATTTGAGATCCTTTCCGTGTTATTATTCATGTTGATTTTAAGCTCGGTAATGAACAGGAAGTCCTCAATTACACTTAGGCTATGAGCTCGTTCAACTGTCAAAATCCGGAGTGCTCTGAGTTGCTGCAAACCTTTTGGAAGTGCTCTGAGTTTCGGGCAATCTATCACAAACAACTCCTCTAAACGAGGCATAACTCGAAGCGAGCAAGATGATGAGTTTCCTGTTTCACTGCCAACTAAGGACCATTCCTCCCAATTAGGCATGCCTATCATGTTAAGAAATTCAAGCTTAGGAAAGGCTGTTGCTGCGTGCACCCCGTCACCAACCCCATTACCGAGTAATTCTAGACCAATAGTTACAATGGCCAAAGCATCTTGGATTCGGAGAAGCCTCAAATGTGGCAATTGGCCTAGAGGTGGAAGTTGTGGGCATAGTGGCAAACCTATGAAATTCACGTATGTTAGATGAGGAAGATTAGTACCCAAAGATGACGACAGCAACCAACTCGGAATATGCTGATTGTAAAAGTTGGCGATCCATAATGTTTCTAAACAAGTTGGAGGGTGCAATTTCTCAAAGGTGTCTTCAATCTTACTGATTTCCTCCTCTGTGTATGGCGGCGCTTCTGCCCTCTCCGTCTGCCGTGTGCAGGATATAGCTAGTTCTTTTAGGAAGGCTTTATCTTCAAGTACAAAAGCCCTATTCCTTGGATGAGTTACTGTCAGCAGTTGATCTATTATGTCATCCGTGGACTGCACGGAATTTGCGTTACATTTCCCCCCCAAAATAGATAACTCGAGCCACCTTAGTTGCCGAAGTGATTGTAATTCTTCCAAGTCCCAACTATTTTGTTCTGTATTGCAACTACCGTCTGCATTAATAACAAATCCATCGAGGTCATTGAGCAGTTGCAGTCTCCCTATTCCTTCGGGGACACTTCTTAATGGGGTGCCAACAAGGCCAAGCCGTCTAAGACTGCATAAGCGAGTGATGCCCCTTGGAAGTGTGTTTAGAAATTTGCAATGTCGTAAGTTTAAAATCTGCAAATTTGTTAGGGAGCCGATAGAGTCCGGCAGCCTGGATATGCTAGTCCGATCAAGATCTAACAATCGGAGGTGTATTAGACTTCCCACACTATCAGGAATGCATTCTATCCCTTCTCCATTAAGAAGCAGCACTTGGAGGTATGGAACTCTAGAGAAAAGATTTTgctcaatcctagggggactCTTAATTAGTAGCAATGTCCTCAAGCGTAGTCGCTCAGTTTCTGGACCAGGGATTGTAACAATCTCTCCGCTCTCAGGAATTGACAAGCGGCGAAGCTTTGAGATTGCAGTAGCATCCAAGGACTGTGGGTCTCCATGGTAACTTTCACCTCGTGACAAATATTGAGCGAGAGATCGCAAAAGATCGTGTACTGTGCACCAGCCCTGATCCACATAATGAGGATCAGGTTGTAGTAGACTCCTACGTATTAGCTCGGAGTAGTATTGTTCGGCTAACTCTTCCATTAGTAAACCTTCTTCTTGCTTGACAAACCCCTCTGCCACCCACATCCTGCGAAGATCCCGAATGTGGTGTGTATCATCCTCAGGGTAAAGGCATAATGAAAGAAAGCATTGCTTCAGATGAGGCGGCAAATTGTCGTAACTCAAGTAGAGAGCTCCCCTGAATTCCTCAGGAAGCTCACTCATAGACCAAGCATTGCTTCTGAGAACTCTCTTCCACTCTTTTCTGCTTTTCTCCTTGGTGGTTAAGACACCGGCAATCACTCTGATTGCAAGAGGAAGGCCACCGCATTTGTTAACAATTTGAATCCCTACACTTGTCAAATTTTGcacatcttcctcttcttctagaTATGTTCTCTTGCAAAGCAACTCCCAACCTGAAGCATCGGACATTCTCTCCACCTGCTGAGTGTGTTTCGCGCCCATTCTCATCGCAACGTTCTGGTCTCTCGTGGTCACCAGAACACATCCGCTAGCTGCTCCATTTTGCAGCGGGTTTCGGAGAAAATCAGTCCATACGTCCGATCGCCATACGTCATCCAGCACGAGAAAGATGCTCCTCCCTCCAAGAGTCCGGCAGAGAATAGGGAGCAGTTCGGAAACCCGTTCGGCACTTCCGTGGCTGCCTTCGGCTTTTCGAATGATCTCTTGAAGCAGTCGAACATCTGAATATTTCTCTCTGACGCATATCCAAATTCTTACCTGGAAGTTGTCTCCGATTCTCGAGTTGTTGTACACTTTCTGAGCGAGCGTGGTCTTGCCGATCCCTCCCATGCCTGCTACAGCAATCACTTGAAAATTCCGTCGGTTGTTCGTGACGATCATCTCGACCAACTCGTCGGTAGCATCTTCGATCTCTCTCCCGACGACGTCGGCTTCCATGATCTCACAAGTCTCGCGCGTGGACGACATGCTCGCCACTCGACCCACAGTCTTTACCGACTCAAGATTAAAGATCCACCGGTCCTTCACAACCGCATCGATTCTGTTGTTGAGGGCTCTGATTCTATTGGCTAAGTTGTGACGAACTCGAATTGAGTTAAAGCATGAGAACGTAGGGAGGCCACAGAGTTTCGACGGACCTGATGAAGATGCGGACGGCAGCTCATTGTCGAGCAGCTTCTCACCCTCGTGCCTGACGTCGTCAAACAAGTCGTTCGCTTCATGCAAGATACTTTGCAGCTCATTCATCCAAGCGGTATCTTCGGTCCTCTCCCGCCCTACTTTGTTCAGTGCGCCGTCGATCCGCTTCATCCTCCTCTGCAGCTTCCCGAGCTCTTCCTTCACCCCGCGAATCATCGCCACCTCATCTTGGATTAAAGCGGAGAGCTTCTCCACGCAGATTCCGAGAAGAGCGTCCAGCGCCGCCATTTGCGTACGTGTTGGTGCCCGATCAATCCTTCTTGCTTTGCAAATTTTGCGAGCTCAACTATGGCCAGAGATCGATGCTGCTCCTGCTCTTGATTCACAACATGTACTGTTAACTGCCTTCCACCAAATTAAAGATAAGATTGAGACTTCATACACAACGACAGTGCAACATGAAAAATGGGATCCACAGATATATTCCGAAAGAGATGTAGGTATGATTGCGcacattaataattaattctaggatttaaaaatattttttaatttttaataataaaaaaaaatgagatggCTGGCGTGCAATTTAATTTGGCCTCTCTGGAGGAAGAGATGTAAAATTTGCTCTCTTACGTACACAGTAAGCAGtattgcaaaatttttttttaagcctatttcatttttatcaactaattaaattaaattagtattATTTCTCATCTTTTTAGACATTAATATAAGAATTTATTTAGTTCACctaagaaatcaaaataaaattcattaatttcGATAGTGATTGTTTGtttaataaaaatcaaatttcaattctCATTTCATTCCAAAATGAAAATGCTTCAATCCATCTATTATTCaatccaattttaaatttcgaaaTGGTTTATTCCAAATAAACCATTTGAAATCCTTTCTTACAAACagctcttcctcctcttcctttatcacacacactctctctctctctctctctcaactgaAACTCTATTTTAAACTCCAAGATGTCAATTCCtaattatctaaaaatatttaattcattATTAAATTtctcaataataaattaatatttttaaataattcgtcattttatttctatttcaacaggtataattctaatttttatttctattttaatatgagccaaatatctcttaaatatatttttattttttggatggaCACGCGAGTTGACTGACTTCTACCGAACGACAGTGTCAGATGAAAAATGCGACCCGCATCCCTGATGGAGATGTAGATATTATTTCATCGATTCATGAATTAATTCtaggattaaaaaatatttttcaattttaaatataaaaaatgaaataactaGTGTGAAATTTTGTCCTTGGAGTAGAGATGTAAGATTTGCAGGTACAAGTTCGTATTAAGCCAAATTTTTACAAGTCTATTCTATTTTTATcaaccaattaaattaaattaaattaaattagaattatttcTCACTTTAACTAAGTTTTAgatactaatataaatatatatttttaatttcctGCATTGGCCTTTTAGTTGACTGACTTCTGCGGAATTATTGTGAGCAATAACAAAGCTAAGATTAAGACTTCCCACCGGACAACAGTGTTGGACGAAAAATGCTATCCGCATACTCCGAAAGAGATGTAGATATTAGGGACAATTTCATTTGTGCCcctctaaacttcaaaaatatcccATAGCTTGGCTCCATTAATGCAAATTCCCTGCATTTATACCTCATAAATTACTCCCAACCaaatacttatttattttctcaatACACTGCTCTATCATCCTTACTACTCCTCACCGTCTCTTTATCGAATGATCCAAGATCATTTAGCATTCATGAAATGACCTGGCTCGAAAATATTCACTTTCTGCCTTGCAACCCCTCGTCCCTACCCAAACCTTCCCTTTCTTACAACACAGCTCTCTCTCTAGCAGCTGAGGAGCGTGATCTTATCTCTTAAACTATTAAATACAACGTAAACATATCATCATCTTCTATCCTATTGATGGCTGGTTTTACAAAAAAAGCCTAGCTTTATATCCCGTTTTAAGTTATCCACAGAATTCGAGATGTCAAGAGCACAAAACAACTTTGTGCTCAGTTCAAATAACTCACTTAATGTAACATCAGCGGGCCATCATAGGTCACCCTCTCCCGTACCAGTTCACTTGACTTCGTTGACATCAAACTGTTTAAGCCCTAATTTTTAATGAGTCACCATCTCGACTTCACTTCTTCCAGCAACAATTTTCTTCTCTAATTCTTTTTCTCcctcaaaatttctttttattctttttattctttctaaGCTTAACTTGCTCAGCCCGGGATTCACTATACTACGTTGCTTTTTTTAACTGACAAAAAACTTACTTCTAAATGTaggttatttataaatttaaaagagtgtttataaaattataaatgattttatagtcaattaaatattttaagatggtAATGACAATAAGGGCAAAGTTGgaattttgtttgttgtttattcaaaattgataataaattagtGTGAAGGTTGTTTTTgaaagtttctctcttttaaaaggttatttatgatatttcaatttttataggggCACTCATGATATTAGACTTATTTGAAAGGGTAGTGATGAAATTTTCCCTAGATATTATAACgtccattaattaatttaggatgtaaaaatatttttaaattttaacataaaagAGGAGATAGTTAACTagtatgaaattttgattttggacgAACAGATGTAAGATATCTTGTGTATGCACGCAGGTATACAattgaagaaaattaattaagatcaaagaagagaagaaagaaaattaaaagaataaggCAACGAGCACAAAAGTGCATAAGAAGTAAGGAGGAAAGTGTCTACCaaag
This window contains:
- the LOC109705295 gene encoding putative disease resistance protein RGA3, giving the protein MAALDALLGICVEKLSALIQDEVAMIRGVKEELGKLQRRMKRIDGALNKVGRERTEDTAWMNELQSILHEANDLFDDVRHEGEKLLDNELPSASSSGPSKLCGLPTFSCFNSIRVRHNLANRIRALNNRIDAVVKDRWIFNLESVKTVGRVASMSSTRETCEIMEADVVGREIEDATDELVEMIVTNNRRNFQVIAVAGMGGIGKTTLAQKVYNNSRIGDNFQVRIWICVREKYSDVRLLQEIIRKAEGSHGSAERVSELLPILCRTLGGRSIFLVLDDVWRSDVWTDFLRNPLQNGAASGCVLVTTRDQNVAMRMGAKHTQQVERMSDASGWELLCKRTYLEEEEDVQNLTSVGIQIVNKCGGLPLAIRVIAGVLTTKEKSRKEWKRVLRSNAWSMSELPEEFRGALYLSYDNLPPHLKQCFLSLCLYPEDDTHHIRDLRRMWVAEGFVKQEEGLLMEELAEQYYSELIRRSLLQPDPHYVDQGWCTVHDLLRSLAQYLSRGESYHGDPQSLDATAISKLRRLSIPESGEIVTIPGPETERLRLRTLLLIKSPPRIEQNLFSRVPYLQVLLLNGEGIECIPDSVGSLIHLRLLDLDRTSISRLPDSIGSLTNLQILNLRHCKFLNTLPRGITRLCSLRRLGLVGTPLRSVPEGIGRLQLLNDLDGFVINADGSCNTEQNSWDLEELQSLRQLRWLELSILGGKCNANSVQSTDDIIDQLLTVTHPRNRAFVLEDKAFLKELAISCTRQTERAEAPPYTEEEISKIEDTFEKLHPPTCLETLWIANFYNQHIPSWLLSSSLGTNLPHLTYVNFIGLPLCPQLPPLGQLPHLRLLRIQDALAIVTIGLELLGNGVGDGVHAATAFPKLEFLNMIGMPNWEEWSLVGSETGNSSSCSLRVMPRLEELFVIDCPKLRALPKGLQQLRALRILTVERAHSLSVIEDFLFITELKINMNNNTERISNLPALKKLTIWNSPTLKCVDNLVALQYLELQDYSMESL